The Candidatus Dependentiae bacterium genome contains the following window.
AACCTTCTGCAATTAGATCCTACTTGTTCGCCACCACCAATTAAAACTAAAAAAGACACACAAAAGACAAGACGCTGGTATGAGTACGGAACGCCTCCAGTTACTTATAAAGAAAATCCAATTTTTTTAAAAGATCATTCAGGCACAAAAAAAAGTAAACAAACAAAACTTACAGCAAAAGCACGACGTCTAAAAAACAGATCGGTTTCCTATGTTATCGCTCATAAAATTGAACAACCTACATCTGATATGGAAGAAACTCATACAGTTATTGAAATGAGTCAAGAAGAACAATCATTGGTCAGTAAGATTGAAAATGAACCTCATGATTCAAACTGGTCTCCAGTTATTAGTAGACTGCTTAGGCTCATAGGATATTAAAAAAAGAGCGAGAGTCTTTTCTCGCCCTTTTTTTATAACTTCAATTTAGTAACTCACTTTTCATAATTAAATAATCATGAATAAATCATTAAAACTTTGTAATCCACACACCATACATACCGGCAGCAATACTCACTACATTCGCTAATGTAAGAAACATAATCAATTTCGCACGATCAACATGTGAAAATATTTTTTGTACAATTAAAACTTCAACAAATACACTTGTCACAACGCCAACTAAATAGGTCAAGATAAATGTTAATAGCGCAGGCAAATGTATCAAAGCTGCAGTTGCATCCACACCAAAGACAGTAACACTACTCATAAAGATTGAAACCGCATTCATGAATAACGTAACACCTAAAATTTTAATCAATGATTCACGATGCGATAACAACAAATACATGATTAACAGCTCTGCTAAAAATCCGGCAATAATAAGATACCAACTTATAGCCTCAACATCAGCCAAATGAGCTGTTTGTAAAGGAACCGCCGCACATAGTGCACCTACATGTACACACAAAGCATAAAAAACTACCAATATATTCATTAAACCATCTCCCGGCTAATTATTGACCACATCTACTTTTAAAACATCTCATATATCTTGTTTTTTGTAACATCGATTTAAACGCATCATCAAATGCCCATTCGAATAAGCAACGATTACATTCTTGATCATGTAAATATTCTGAAGCACATGGGCCTTGTATTGGATATCCCAACTGGAACCAATCTTTTATACCACCAGGATAATCAACAACATGTTCAAAACCCATACAGCGCAATAAAATATAGGCCTTTTCACCCGCATCACATGCATCTAATGCACAATAAACAACTATATCAGTTGAACGATCCCAATCTTGCATTTCATAAATTAACTTATCCAAAGGAACATTGATAGATCCTGCAATATGACAATCCTGATACCATTTTTCTGAAAGAACATTGATCACAAGAAGATCTTGTGATGCTGCCATTTTTGCTTTTAAATCATCGGCTGAAATTTCCGGAATACAGCCAAAATCTTGTTGTACAATCTCTTGCACCTCGTTGGTATCCAAATGATAAATATCATCAATAACATCTTCTAGAACTTGGAATAATGCCGGACTTAATGTTTTACACTCTTTTGTAATAATATGAATAGGAACAATTAATAGGCAGATAAGAAAAAACTGTAGCATTTTCATGTTTTCTCCTTTTAATGAATATACTACAATCAAGGTAACAAGAACGAAAAAAGAAAGCCAAGCATTTAGACTTTCTTTTTATTTATTTTATTCTGAAATTGTCGAAGGACGTCTCTCTTTAGCCGCTTCATCCAAAATACCATTCACAAATTTATAGGCATCTTTTTCTGAAAAACATTTTGCTAATTCAACCGCTTCATTAATAATAATATTCAATG
Protein-coding sequences here:
- a CDS encoding rhodanese-like domain-containing protein, which translates into the protein MKMLQFFLICLLIVPIHIITKECKTLSPALFQVLEDVIDDIYHLDTNEVQEIVQQDFGCIPEISADDLKAKMAASQDLLVINVLSEKWYQDCHIAGSINVPLDKLIYEMQDWDRSTDIVVYCALDACDAGEKAYILLRCMGFEHVVDYPGGIKDWFQLGYPIQGPCASEYLHDQECNRCLFEWAFDDAFKSMLQKTRYMRCFKSRCGQ